A window of the Candidatus Methylomirabilota bacterium genome harbors these coding sequences:
- a CDS encoding arylsulfatase, translated as MRYGPKIGLALVTLLTTAAVTGSPASAQQKPNIILVLSDDFGYGDSGPYGGGPGRGMPTPSLDRLAGEGMTFFSFYAQPSCTPGRAAVQTGRIPNRSGMTTVAFQGQGGGLPKEEWTLASLLKTAGYQTFFTGKWHLGEADYAMPSAHGYDEMKYVGLYHLNAYTYADPTWFPDMDPKLRAMFAQVTKGALSGNAGQTPREEFKVNGQYVNTPAQGVVGIPFFDEYVEKASLEYLDKAAKTSAPFFMSINFMKVHQPNMPHPDFVNKSSSKSKYADSVVENDTRIGRIVDKVRALGLEKNTYVFWTTDNGAWQDVYPDAGYTPFRGTKGTVREGGNRVPSIAWGPKIKAGSKNYDIVGGLDYIATFAALAGVKLPDKDRAGQPIIFDSYDMSPVLFGTGKSARDAWFYFTEDELTPGAARVGNYKAVFNLRGDNGQSTGGLAVDSNLGWKGASKYVATVPQVFDLWQDPQERYDLFMNNFTERTWTIVTISEAIKGLMKTYVQYPPRKLQSESYSGPITLSEYERFQHIREQLGKQGVNLPMPTGN; from the coding sequence ATGAGGTATGGGCCAAAGATTGGGCTCGCTCTCGTCACGCTGCTCACGACCGCGGCCGTGACGGGTTCCCCGGCCTCGGCGCAGCAAAAACCCAACATCATCCTGGTCCTGTCCGACGACTTCGGCTACGGCGATTCGGGTCCCTACGGCGGAGGCCCCGGGCGTGGCATGCCCACGCCCAGCCTGGACCGCCTGGCGGGCGAGGGCATGACCTTCTTCTCGTTCTATGCCCAGCCGAGCTGTACGCCCGGTCGCGCCGCGGTGCAGACCGGGCGCATCCCCAACCGCAGCGGCATGACCACGGTGGCTTTCCAGGGTCAAGGCGGCGGGCTGCCCAAGGAAGAGTGGACGCTGGCGTCGTTGCTGAAGACGGCAGGCTATCAGACCTTCTTCACCGGCAAGTGGCATCTGGGCGAGGCCGACTACGCGATGCCCAGTGCCCATGGCTACGACGAGATGAAGTACGTCGGCCTCTATCACCTCAATGCCTATACGTACGCGGATCCGACCTGGTTCCCCGACATGGACCCCAAGCTGCGCGCGATGTTCGCGCAGGTGACCAAGGGGGCGTTGTCGGGCAACGCGGGCCAGACGCCCCGTGAGGAGTTCAAGGTCAACGGCCAGTATGTCAACACGCCGGCGCAAGGCGTGGTCGGGATCCCCTTCTTCGATGAGTACGTCGAAAAGGCCTCGCTCGAATACCTCGACAAAGCGGCCAAGACCAGCGCCCCGTTCTTCATGAGTATCAACTTCATGAAAGTACACCAGCCGAACATGCCGCACCCCGACTTCGTCAACAAATCCTCCTCCAAGAGCAAGTACGCGGACTCGGTGGTGGAGAACGATACGCGGATCGGCCGGATCGTGGACAAGGTCCGGGCGCTCGGCCTCGAGAAGAACACGTACGTGTTCTGGACCACCGACAACGGCGCATGGCAGGACGTGTACCCCGACGCCGGCTACACGCCATTCCGCGGCACCAAGGGCACCGTGCGCGAGGGAGGCAACCGGGTGCCGTCTATCGCTTGGGGTCCCAAGATCAAGGCGGGGTCCAAGAACTACGACATCGTCGGCGGCCTGGACTACATCGCCACCTTCGCAGCTCTCGCGGGCGTGAAGTTGCCGGACAAGGATCGGGCAGGTCAGCCGATCATCTTCGACAGCTACGACATGTCGCCGGTTCTCTTCGGCACGGGGAAGTCGGCGCGCGACGCATGGTTCTACTTCACCGAGGATGAGTTGACGCCCGGCGCGGCGCGGGTCGGCAACTACAAGGCGGTGTTCAACCTGCGGGGGGACAACGGCCAGTCGACCGGCGGCCTCGCCGTGGACTCCAACCTCGGATGGAAGGGGGCGAGCAAATACGTCGCCACCGTGCCGCAGGTCTTCGACCTCTGGCAGGATCCGCAGGAGCGCTACGACCTGTTCATGAACAACTTCACCGAGCGGACCTGGACGATAGTGACGATCAGCGAGGCCATCAAGGGGCTGATGAAGACGTACGTCCAGTACCCACCGCGCAAGCTGCAGAGCGAGAGCTATTCCGGCCCGATCACGCTCTCTGAATACGAGCGGTTCCAACATATCCGGGAGCAGCTTGGGAAGCAGGGAG
- a CDS encoding molybdopterin oxidoreductase family protein → MNLRRPHHSENHGRDRDNYGAGARSHKWHDAESAFNAWRECSRGRPCDYSGLSYDTLDRASGIQWPCTADSPNGTERLYTSGVFNTAADFCELYGHDLVTGAEISPQQYRARDPKGRAVIKPADYVPPPEEPDAAYPFWLTTGRLVYHWHSRTKTGRVPALQEAAPVAVAEINHDDAKRLGVGEGELVRVRSRRGMVEVRARLTDIAPGHVFIPFHYGRARFGHGEHPAAVEPTAANELTLTDWDPVSKQPQFKFAAVCIEKA, encoded by the coding sequence GTGAATCTGCGCAGGCCGCACCATTCGGAGAATCACGGACGGGATCGGGATAACTACGGAGCCGGCGCGCGGTCTCACAAATGGCACGACGCCGAGAGCGCGTTCAACGCGTGGCGCGAATGCTCGCGCGGACGTCCCTGCGACTACTCGGGGCTGAGCTACGACACGCTCGACCGCGCGTCGGGCATTCAGTGGCCCTGCACCGCGGACAGCCCGAACGGGACCGAGCGGCTGTACACTAGCGGCGTGTTCAATACCGCGGCCGATTTTTGCGAGCTCTACGGGCACGATCTCGTCACGGGCGCGGAGATTTCGCCTCAGCAGTATCGTGCCCGCGATCCCAAGGGCCGCGCGGTCATCAAGCCGGCCGATTACGTGCCCCCGCCCGAAGAGCCCGACGCCGCCTATCCGTTCTGGCTCACCACGGGGCGGCTGGTGTACCACTGGCATTCGAGAACGAAGACGGGGAGGGTCCCCGCCCTGCAGGAGGCGGCGCCGGTTGCCGTCGCCGAGATCAACCACGACGACGCGAAGCGCCTGGGCGTCGGGGAGGGCGAGCTGGTCCGCGTCCGATCACGGCGCGGGATGGTCGAGGTCCGGGCCCGGCTGACGGACATCGCCCCGGGGCACGTGTTCATCCCGTTTCACTATGGTCGCGCGCGGTTCGGGCACGGTGAGCACCCCGCGGCCGTCGAGCCCACGGCGGCGAACGAGCTCACCCTCACCGACTGGGATCCCGTCAGCAAGCAGCCGCAATTCAAGTTCGCCGCCGTATGCATCGAGAAGGCATGA